From the genome of Phytohabitans rumicis, one region includes:
- a CDS encoding IS3 family transposase (programmed frameshift) codes for MPAPHPAEFRRRAVELARRREKPVAELAKSLGISESCLRNWMSQADVEEGHREGLTGAEREELRVLRRQVRVLEMEKEILGKSRGLLRPTERSATPMIYRFIEVEKATYPITLLCRTLGVSRSGFHEWRTNGPSGRDLDDAYLTNAIIDIHADSRGSYGSPRVHAELRLGHKIHCGRKRVERLMRDAGLQGIHRRRLHGCTVRDPEAAPADDLVARKFTAEQPNQLWVADITQQMTWQGWLYLAVVLDVYSRRVVGWAIGDHMRAELVCDALDMATWTRRPTDGTVIHHSDHGAQYTSYIFGKRLRDAGILASMGSIGDCYDNAMAEAFFASLQTELLDRHTWRTRDDLANAIFEWINAWYNPTRRHSALGYLSPVQYEQTHHTPAQRAA; via the exons ATGCCCGCACCACATCCTGCGGAGTTCCGCCGTCGTGCGGTGGAACTGGCGCGCCGGCGTGAGAAGCCGGTGGCCGAGCTGGCCAAGAGTTTGGGGATCTCCGAGTCGTGCCTGCGGAACTGGATGTCCCAGGCCGACGTCGAGGAAGGGCACCGTGAGGGCCTGACCGGCGCTGAACGCGAGGAGCTTCGTGTGCTGCGCCGTCAGGTTCGGGTGCTGGAGATGGAAAAGGAGATCTTGG GTAAAAGCCGCGGCCTTCTTCGCCCAACAGAACGTTCTGCCACCCCGATGATCTACCGGTTCATCGAGGTGGAGAAGGCCACCTACCCGATCACCCTGCTGTGCCGCACCCTGGGCGTGTCCCGTTCCGGGTTCCACGAGTGGCGCACCAACGGCCCCTCCGGCCGCGATCTGGACGACGCCTATCTGACCAATGCGATCATCGACATCCACGCCGACTCTCGCGGCAGCTACGGCTCGCCGCGGGTACACGCCGAACTACGGCTCGGCCACAAAATCCACTGTGGACGTAAACGGGTCGAGCGGCTAATGAGAGACGCTGGCCTGCAAGGCATCCACCGCCGCCGGCTCCACGGCTGCACCGTCCGCGACCCCGAGGCGGCACCCGCCGACGACCTGGTCGCACGCAAGTTCACCGCCGAGCAACCCAACCAGCTCTGGGTCGCCGACATCACCCAGCAGATGACCTGGCAGGGCTGGCTTTACCTCGCCGTCGTCCTGGACGTGTACTCCCGCCGCGTGGTGGGCTGGGCCATCGGCGACCACATGCGAGCCGAATTGGTCTGCGACGCCCTGGACATGGCCACCTGGACCCGCCGACCCACCGACGGCACCGTGATCCACCACAGCGACCACGGCGCCCAGTACACCTCCTACATCTTCGGCAAACGGCTCCGCGACGCCGGGATCCTCGCCTCCATGGGCAGCATCGGCGACTGCTACGACAACGCCATGGCCGAAGCGTTCTTCGCCAGCCTGCAAACCGAACTGTTGGACCGGCACACCTGGCGCACCCGCGACGACCTCGCCAACGCCATCTTCGAGTGGATCAACGCCTGGTACAACCCGACCCGGCGACACTCCGCCCTGGGCTACCTCAGCCCCGTACAGTACGAACAAACCCACCACACGCCCGCTCAACGAGCAGCGTGA
- a CDS encoding IS5 family transposase: MGKRKAYPSDLTDEQWAVVGPFLAAWKAKHPSVSGHQGRYQLREIVNAIFYQNRTGCQWAYLPHDLPPKSATYYYFALWRDDGTDQTIHDLLRCQAREKAGRAEDPSAVVLDTQSVRAANHVPAATTGKDAAKKVPGRKRGLAVDTLGLIIAVVVMAASATDNQIGVALVDRVVEHTPTVTKAWVDAGFKDDVQIHGAVNGIDVEQVKRSDTKPGFIPVAKRWIVEQVHGTLMLHRRLVREYETRPASSESRTWWASTANLVRRLTGTTTPTWRQPLPHNG, from the coding sequence GTGGGCAAGCGCAAGGCGTATCCGAGCGACCTGACCGACGAACAGTGGGCGGTCGTCGGCCCGTTCCTGGCGGCGTGGAAGGCGAAACACCCGTCGGTGTCTGGGCATCAGGGCCGTTACCAGCTGCGGGAGATCGTGAACGCGATTTTCTATCAGAACCGGACCGGGTGTCAGTGGGCGTACCTGCCGCACGATCTGCCGCCGAAGTCAGCGACGTACTACTACTTCGCGTTGTGGCGCGATGACGGCACCGACCAGACGATCCACGACCTGTTGCGCTGTCAGGCGCGGGAGAAGGCCGGCCGGGCCGAGGATCCGTCCGCGGTTGTGCTGGACACCCAGTCCGTCCGCGCGGCCAACCACGTCCCGGCGGCCACCACCGGAAAAGACGCCGCGAAGAAGGTTCCGGGACGCAAGCGCGGCCTCGCGGTGGACACCCTGGGCCTGATCATCGCCGTCGTCGTCATGGCCGCGTCGGCCACCGACAACCAGATCGGCGTAGCCCTGGTCGACCGGGTCGTCGAGCACACCCCGACCGTGACGAAGGCGTGGGTCGACGCCGGGTTCAAAGACGACGTCCAGATCCACGGCGCGGTCAACGGGATCGACGTCGAACAGGTCAAACGGTCCGACACCAAGCCGGGATTCATACCGGTGGCCAAGCGGTGGATCGTCGAACAGGTCCACGGCACCCTGATGCTGCACCGCCGGTTGGTGCGCGAGTACGAGACCCGACCAGCCTCCAGCGAGTCACGCACCTGGTGGGCATCGACAGCAAACCTGGTCCGCCGGCTGACCGGCACTACCACCCCGACGTGGCGCCAACCGTTGCCCCACAACGGATGA
- a CDS encoding helix-turn-helix domain-containing protein: MSTDPSSSGARARKELGARLRQLRKAAGLTGRDIATATGQHVTRISRIENGRQPPTEANLRAWCTACGAEDELADLLATARAVETAYMEWARAARAGMRRLGDLHSIATYQRTSTFRIHEPGVLPGIVQTEAYQRRMLAWWYTFLDAPDDTEAVLDMRAQRTATALHPSKRIVIVLGEQALRTRRGTPEEHADQLTHLMQVSRLPFVSVGIIPADAQRQAIASIGFWIFDESAVALETPTAAIKVTRPQEVALYLSLFSQLQAEAIYGHDARRLIAEVLASL, from the coding sequence GTGAGTACCGACCCGAGTAGCTCCGGCGCCCGGGCCCGCAAGGAACTGGGCGCCCGGCTGCGCCAGCTCCGCAAGGCCGCCGGGCTGACCGGACGTGACATCGCGACGGCGACCGGGCAACACGTCACCCGGATCAGCCGCATCGAGAACGGCCGCCAGCCACCCACCGAGGCCAACCTGCGCGCCTGGTGCACCGCCTGCGGCGCCGAAGACGAACTCGCCGACCTGCTCGCCACCGCACGAGCGGTCGAAACCGCATACATGGAATGGGCCCGCGCCGCCCGGGCCGGCATGCGACGCCTCGGCGACCTCCACTCGATCGCCACCTACCAACGCACCTCGACGTTTCGCATCCACGAACCCGGCGTGCTGCCCGGCATCGTCCAGACCGAGGCGTACCAGCGCAGGATGCTGGCCTGGTGGTACACCTTCCTCGACGCTCCCGACGACACCGAAGCGGTGCTGGACATGCGGGCACAGCGCACCGCGACCGCGCTGCACCCCAGCAAACGCATCGTCATCGTCCTCGGCGAGCAGGCACTGCGGACCCGACGCGGCACACCGGAGGAACACGCCGACCAACTCACCCACCTCATGCAAGTCAGCCGGCTGCCGTTCGTCTCCGTCGGGATCATCCCCGCCGACGCACAACGACAGGCGATCGCCAGCATCGGCTTCTGGATCTTCGACGAGTCAGCCGTCGCCCTGGAGACCCCCACCGCCGCGATCAAGGTAACAAGGCCGCAAGAAGTCGCGCTCTACCTGTCCCTGTTCAGTCAGCTGCAGGCAGAAGCCATCTACGGCCACGACGCCCGACGGCTCATCGCCGAAGTCCTCGCCAGCTTGTAG
- a CDS encoding integrase core domain-containing protein gives MLLRLAYLGITNAFALLRLLPGSDRDKDAEILALRHQLTVLQRQLDGQRVRFDPADRAWLAALLHRLPKPSLQGLRLLVRPDTVLRWHRDLAARRHAVASRPPGRGRPPTIRSIRVLVLRLVAENPSWGYRRVHGELLTLGITVAASTVWELLHQAGIDPAPNRAATTWTQFLRSQAEALLAADFIETVTLAGTRMYILAVIEHASRRIRILGATAHPTTGWVTQAARNLVMDLEDAGCRVKYLIRDRDGKYPHLFDEVLADAGIEVVLTGVRLPRMNAIMERWVRTCRHELLDRTLIWNQQHLLHALREFEAFYNTHRPHQGLANARPLAPLPEPVTDPDRLAHLNIRRRDRLGGVLLEYEHAA, from the coding sequence GTGTTGTTGCGACTGGCGTACCTGGGGATCACCAACGCGTTCGCGCTGCTGCGGCTGTTGCCGGGTAGCGATCGGGACAAGGACGCGGAGATTCTCGCTCTGCGCCACCAGCTCACGGTGCTGCAGCGTCAGCTCGACGGGCAGCGGGTGCGGTTCGACCCGGCCGACCGGGCATGGCTGGCGGCGTTGCTGCACCGGCTACCGAAACCGAGCCTGCAGGGCCTGCGGTTGCTGGTGCGTCCTGACACGGTGCTGCGCTGGCATCGGGATCTCGCCGCCCGCCGGCATGCGGTCGCGTCACGGCCCCCAGGTCGGGGCCGGCCGCCGACCATACGCTCGATCCGGGTGCTGGTGCTCCGTCTGGTGGCCGAGAACCCGTCGTGGGGGTATCGCCGGGTGCACGGGGAGCTGCTCACGCTCGGGATCACGGTCGCAGCGTCCACGGTGTGGGAGCTCCTCCACCAGGCCGGGATCGACCCTGCCCCGAACCGGGCCGCCACGACCTGGACACAGTTCCTCCGTTCGCAGGCAGAAGCGTTGCTGGCGGCCGACTTCATCGAGACCGTCACACTCGCCGGCACCCGGATGTACATCCTCGCGGTGATCGAGCACGCCAGCCGCCGCATCCGGATCCTCGGCGCGACCGCGCATCCGACCACCGGATGGGTGACCCAGGCCGCCCGCAACCTGGTGATGGACCTTGAGGACGCCGGCTGCCGGGTGAAATACCTGATCCGAGACCGGGACGGCAAGTACCCACACCTGTTCGACGAAGTCCTTGCCGACGCTGGTATCGAGGTCGTACTGACCGGTGTGCGCTTACCCCGAATGAACGCGATCATGGAACGCTGGGTACGGACCTGCCGCCACGAGCTGCTGGACCGGACGTTGATCTGGAACCAGCAGCATCTACTGCACGCGCTGCGCGAGTTCGAGGCGTTCTACAACACACACCGCCCGCACCAGGGCCTCGCGAACGCCCGACCACTGGCACCGCTACCCGAACCGGTCACCGATCCGGACCGGCTCGCCCACCTGAACATCCGTCGACGCGACCGCCTCGGAGGCGTCCTCCTAGAGTACGAGCACGCCGCTTGA